TGCCAAGCGCAATAGATGGATTTTGAGTTTTCTTAAGTTACATAGAACTAATTGGGGAAAGAATTTTAAGGATTAATAATTACGGATAAAAATGTTCTGCTAACGTTTTTATGCCATAGCATTCCATTTGTcgtaattattaaattatttaaaaaatgaaaaagaaataaacggcAGCCACAAATTCAacttggtaaaataaaaacaaagcagACGACTTAATCTcataccttcttcttctttgacaacTTTTTTGAGATATCAAAATGACTAGAAGTTGCAGATGAGTGcaccgaaaaagaaatctaTGTCATTTGACTTGGGTGCTCAAAAGAATCATTTACTGAGCACTCGGAGGTTGAAAAACTCATTGACGAACTGAGGACGTCAGCCCAACATCAGACAAACCAAACGGATATTCGTTTAGTGGAGAGAAACTGGCAAAGGTTTTCGTTCATTCTAGATCAATACCAAGAGCAACCACATTTGATCGATTCACACCTCGATGGACTACTCACTAAAATCATCAACATCATTCGAGAGGAAGTGCTGGATTATGAGGTGAAACATGTAGCCTTCCGATGCCTCTACTTTATATCGAAAGTCAGGGGCTACAAAGTTGTAGCAAGACATCTTCCTCATGAGGTAATGTACTATAGAGTTTCCCTGTGATCTAATAGTCTAAATCAAAATTCTTTCTAGACTGCCGATCTGGAGCCTTTGCTACATTACTTGGAAAACCAAGACCCTGGTGTGCAACTAAAATGGGAGACTCATTACGGCTTGCTTCTCTGGCTCAGCATTGTAGTTAAAATCCCATTCCACCTTCAGTGATTTGACACCAGTACTTCAGAGCCAATCATGGAAAGGTAAgaacaaaattaaacaatattGATGTCTTTTGAATTAAGatgattaaaatttctttcagaATTCAGAATGTCTGTAAGAAATACCTGGCTGGGACAACAAAAGCTCAGGACATGGCCTTTTATGTATCGGCAATCTATCTTACAAGGCCTGATGTCAAAGATTCCTATCTACCGTGATTCATCAATTGGGCTCATGAGGTTTGcccttttgttttcaacttgaaaataaCTGTCAAGCTTactgttttcatttccaacaggCTCTTACCAAAGATAGTGCTCAGTTCAAAAAAGGAGTTCTTTCAACGTTGGCCGGCGTATTCAAACAtgggcaaagagaacaaatgaTGGAGCATGCACATGCTGTGCTGCGTACCATCCTGGCGATTAAATTCCAACCGTCAGAATTGCTTATACAGTTAAGAAACCGTTGGTGAAGCTGACGCAGCGATAGGTGAGCCCCTTTTTCGATTCATTTAGCTGGAAGTAATTAAAACGTTTCATGTATTTCTGAATGGCAGGTTTGATATTCTTGAAACCTCGAGTTGCGGGAGAGGAACAGACCTGGAGATACCAGACTTGGAGATACCAGCGGGGCAGCAGATCATTAGCTGCCAATCTGCAACAGAGCCAACCCGTTGAGACTAAAGCAGCTATTTCGGTGAATGATGAAGATGACCACGATTACGACGTGCCGGAAGAAATCGAAGAAGTACTTAACGAGATCCTGCAAGCGTGATGCCGCTTGTTATCTCTGCTGGGCTCTTGCCCGATCCTAAGACCCGTCTCTGCTCCAGCCATTCGTCCATCAGTTGGCTAAAGCCATAGTCATCACCACCGTGTTCGATCGTGAGGTCAACTGCTGACGGGCTGCCGCTTCTGCCTTCCAGGAACACGTCGGTCGACAGGGCACTTTTCCTCACGGCATCGACATTCTGACCACCTGCGATTAGTTCGCTTACGTAAAAATGCCTATCTCCAACTCAAgtgagtttcattctgtttcaaattcatttcattctgataacaattctcttttctctccagtCTTTTCGTGGCGCAATACGAAGAGTACCGGCCGCATCTCATCCAGCATTTAGTGGATCGTAaagtcatccattgggacacggTTATTCGACAGCTAACATCTCAGGTATGGCATGGTGGTGCAATTGAACTTTGCTCATTTAACTTCAGTTGTTAATTAGAATTTTCGTTCAGGCCTTACATCAAATGACGTTCCTCGATCCGGAAAGTATGAAACTGATTCTTTCTACTCAGATCCTTCCTCGCTGCACAAATCCTGAACTTTATTTACGGCACGGAAGCATTTTGGCCAGTGGCAAAGTCATCAGCGCTCTTTGTCAAGTGGCAAAAGACCATCAACGTCGTCTGCCAGATGAACTTGGTCAGTTACCGCTGGTCATTTCTCACTGAATTATTTCTACAATGTTTTCACGATCCTTTAGGTGATGCCGCGATAGAATCCATTACCCAAACTTGTATCGACATCCTGGAGGAGCGTATCTGACGGAGTTTCGGCGGCGATCCAATGCGCATAGCCGTTTGCCATTTCATCCAAGATCTTAGTTCGAGGGGTTTCCTGTTGCTGGACGCTGTAGTCGACCGTTGGTTGAAGGCGTTACGAGAGTGTCTCGCTTCAGCCGATTCAAATGTCCAGCAATCGGCCATCAGCGCCGTCACCGCTTTCATTGGCGAATACTTCCGGCATCAGCCAGTGGAGAAACTCACTGCCTTGTTGAACCGTTTCCTACCCGAGGTGACGAGCAACAACCAACAGGCGAGAGTAGGAAACGCACTAGCCCTAGGCTCAATGCCTCGCTTCCTCCTCACCGTTTCCTTGCCGGAAGTCATCCAACAGTTGTGCACCTGCGCTCTCATCACCGACAAGACTCTCCAATGGGCCGAATCTCGAAAAAATGCTCTGACAGCTCTTTCTCTCGTCTGCACAACCGTTGGGATCGCCCCATCCAGTCCAGGTAAAATGACAGACGACCtcatttgcatttattttgaGATGAGtctcaattttatttattatttcacagGTGGGGTTGATCAAGTGACACTGGCCGGAATATTCCGCACATTTATCGACGGCCTTGAAGATTACACGGTGGATAGCCGTGGAGATATTGGAGCTATCGTCCGTGAATCCGCAATGTATTCTATTCAGGTTCCGtttagaattattttatttcaaataaaataaatcgaaagaaaacatttgaatatttctacAGGTTGATTAGGTCAACACCTCGCAACCAGACCTACTTGAAGCTGACCTGATCCGCTCCGTATTGCATGCGATGGCTAAACAATCGACGGAACAAATCCGTCGTAACCGGTTGTTGGCCCCcaacttattttcttctctcgtctACTGGTACTTACAGAAAACAACTTAATTCTTAACTTTAATACCTATAACGAATTGATGTTTGTTTTAGTGATCCCACCATTCCTCacattgagcagttggaagaaTTGCGTTCCATCATTCCACCGCCTCCGCTGAACATTTCGACCGAGAAGGAATGTTTCGATTTGTGGATGAAGGTGATGCGACTCGACACTTACCGCAAAGCCGTCATCACCGGACTTGTTTCCAGCATCGGCAGTCTCACGGAGAGTTTGGTATGCATTTGCATTTATTAAACAACACCTCGAGTATTGCTTATGACCTAACTTGTTGTCTCGCAGGTTAAAAGTTCTAGCGCTCCATTCATGAGTTACCTCCGCCAGTTGGTGGCCGAGAACAAATTGGATGAACTGAATTTGGTCACCCGGGATATTCTAAACGTGTTTCAAGAGAATTTGAATAGTGTCCGACTGATGCCGTACATTTTCAACTTCCTGGGCCATCTCTTGTCGTCCGGATGTTTGGATTCCGTTTTCAAATCCATGTCACTGTCGCTGTTGACCTTGATCCGCACTGAGATGACCAACGGCGGTAAACCGTTAAAagtattcatttaaattaaattatgaatttaaatatttagaaatatAATTTAGACTGTTGattatcatctttttttacagTTGTTGATATCGTCGGTGGATTTGTACTGTCACCTACTCAGAGGTGAACAAGTGACGTTCGATAAATCAATCATTCACCTGTTAAATCTGCTAGTGAATCGGTTCGCTCGCGTTCGTAAAATCACGGCCACCAAGTTGTACGAGACGCTGCTGACTCTGACAGATATTAGCCCGTCATTGGCCAATCACCAAGACGACATCTTGGCCATTCCCAGCGACACTGACTGGGACGAAGACGTCGAAGCTTTGAAGCCCGTCAAGACTCAGCTTCGCTCACTTTTCATTCCACCGACTTTGAATCCTTGACATTCTTAGCCtttcattcaaattatttgcttatttaaaattaaataaccaCCCGAAATTGTGTCATTAGTTTATGGGAAATACAATTTCGATTGTTTGGCTGCACTAAACCGACTAAAGCCGCCTTTTTTGGCGAATCGCAAGTCTTGCCGAGCGGGGCTTACTGATCAAGCGTGATAGCGGTTTCCTCCGAACACCCAGCAATTAAACATTTCAGGTTTTGAAACCAAGGACATCAACTCCCGATGAAATTATGCGTCCTCTATCGGGAAACTCGCGCGCACAGCAAGAGATCGGAATTACTAACACAACCATACAACAATATTTACAAATGACATTTTACACAACTCAAACGGCTCTTCCATCTATCCTCTACGAGTAAATCTCATCAAAGCTCACCATTCGACGCTTCTAAATATTGTAAATGTGAGTTTGATTGAAtgcgccgttttttttttctttacacctTTACTACAAAACcagattttacaaaaaaaaaaaagcccttcGGGAACCTCTCCAAGGAGCAAAGCGCATTGGTAGaagttttgaatttcccgaAGGGATTTAGGGCGAGGCATTTTGGGGTTGGTGGGGTTggagtgggtgggtgggtgttgttggaggaaaaaatggaaacgaaTGAAATTCGCCTGCTAAGCTCAATAGATGGCTTTGGAGATGAATGAAATTCGCCTGCCAAGCGCAATAGATGGATTTTGAGTTTTCTTAAGTTACATAGAACTAATTCGGGAAAGAATTTTAAGGATTAATAATTACGGATAAAAATGTTCTGTTAACGTTTTCATGCCATAGCATTCCATTTGTcgtaattattaaattatttaaaaaatgaaaaagaaataaacggcAGCCACAATTTCAacttggtaaaataaaaacaaagcagACGACTTAATCTcataccttcttcttctttgacaacctttttgagaaatcaaaatgacTCTAGAAGTTGCAGATGAGTgcacccaaaaagaaatcgatgtCATTTGACTTGGGTGCTCAAAAGAATCATTTACTGAGCACTCGTaggttgaaaaagaaaaactcattGACGAACTGAGGACGTCAGCCCAACATCAGACAAACCAAACGGACATTCGTTTAGTGGAGAGAAACTGGCAAAGGTTTTCGTTCATTCTAGAATCTAGAATGATGACTCATCATGGAGAGGGCGAAATTCCCAGCGGCGAGATCGTCCAAATAAAAGGACAATTGACGGGCGGCCGATATGCAATAACTGCGAGGATTCCGGGCACGTAGCGCACGGTTGTTCAAAGGAGAAAGGATGCTTTGATTGTGGGGATCCTGGGCATTACTCACGGGAATGTCCCAATCGTCGACAAGATCGTGACGCAAAGTAAAAAGCGGGCTGTTGTGAACGAGTTGTGAATTATGAAACTCTAACTATTATCTTTAGTGAATGTTGGTGAAGTTGTTTTAGGTTGGCGAAATCCGGGCCTTGTGTAGCACCATCACCGAAAATTATGGCGAATCGTGGAACCATTGtacagaagaaggaagaaaactcCGATTGTGCTCATGTGTCTCGTCGAATTCCGGATTGTGTTCATCAGTCTCGTCGAAAGCCGCTAAGGCAAAAAAAACGTTGAGTGAAAAGCGGGTGTGTAATCGCCTGTTGCCAAATCGCCCGTTGCAGTTATCGGAAGATATCGGAGAAGCAACGAGTGAACGAAAAGACGCCTAGTGCAGTGGAGTGATCAGCAATCTTGAGCTGTGGTGCGGATGCAGCATTGCGACAAATACGCTTTCTTGCCGACTGGATTTAGTGATGAACGAGTGAGCGAGCATGCCCTCCGCCCTCGACGATGATTGAAGTCCCCGATACGTCTGGATTTGAAATTGTGTGATTTGTTGTGTGACTGAACGTTTGAGTTTGTCACTGGTTTTATTGTGTGCATTTGGCTCGATTGATTTATGTTGTTTTGAGGTTGTGAAGAGGATTGCCTTCATTGTGTTGAAGAGGTGTACCTTCACGAGAGAGGTTGTGAAGAGGAGTGCCTTCAATGTGTTGAAGAGGTGTACCTTCACGACAGAGTGAAAAGGAGTGCCTTCGTTGTAACGGAGAGGTGTGCTTTCACTGGGTGTGCGGAAGCTTCCGGGGAAGACGTGtcttccttgtgtgtgtgagttaAGTTAGAGTGCACTTAGTTGTAGTTTTTTGCTAAGTTAGAGTAGAGTAAAAGCTAAGAATAAGACTAAGGCTAAGAGTAGTATAAGGGCTAAGACTAGACGATTTGATTTTGGTTtgaatgttgtgtgtgtatgcctGTATGGTGCTTAATTAATACATTTGTTGTTTCGTGTTAATGTTCGGGACGATCACTCTCCGTGGAGGGGAGAAATGTCACGTTCCGTCTGTTCACTAATGCTATTGTTTGTAGGGcgagcgctagatggcctCGCGTCGACCTGACTTCCCTTCTTTAACCCCTTTTTCCAAGC
The sequence above is drawn from the Daphnia pulicaria isolate SC F1-1A chromosome 1, SC_F0-13Bv2, whole genome shotgun sequence genome and encodes:
- the LOC124311879 gene encoding tubulin-specific chaperone D-like, with the translated sequence MAKQSTEQIRRNRLLAPNLFSSLVYCDPTIPHIEQLEELRSIIPPPPLNISTEKECFDLWMKVMRLDTYRKAVITGLVSSIGSLTESLVKSSSAPFMSYLRQLVAENKLDELNLVTRDILNVFQENLNSVRLMPYIFNFLGHLLSSGCLDSVFKSMSLSLLTLIRTEMTNGGKPLKLLISSVDLYCHLLRGEQVTFDKSIIHLLNLLVNRFARVRKITATKLYETLLTLTDISPSLANHQDDILAIPSDTDWDEDVEALKPVKTQLRSLFIPPTLNP